A single region of the Candidatus Parcubacteria bacterium genome encodes:
- a CDS encoding GNAT family N-acetyltransferase: protein MEDTLTTARLTLRHFKEEGAAFLHPIFADKEAMRFWSTPPHQSIAETEKFVRNTIKTTEEGRGDDFVVLYQNRVVGKAGLWDNQEIGFIFSPSVWGMGIASEAVQAILKRAAERGIPKVLADVDPRNERSIRLLTKNGFVETGRKERTMQVGDEWVDSVYFEANLNTKE, encoded by the coding sequence TTGGAAGACACTCTTACCACAGCTCGCCTGACGCTACGTCACTTCAAAGAAGAGGGCGCTGCCTTTCTCCATCCCATCTTCGCGGACAAAGAAGCGATGCGTTTCTGGTCCACCCCTCCCCACCAGAGCATTGCGGAAACAGAAAAATTCGTACGAAATACGATCAAGACCACAGAAGAAGGACGTGGAGACGACTTCGTCGTCCTCTACCAGAACAGAGTCGTGGGTAAAGCTGGCCTCTGGGACAATCAGGAGATTGGGTTCATCTTCTCCCCCAGCGTCTGGGGCATGGGCATAGCGAGCGAAGCGGTACAAGCGATTCTGAAGCGTGCAGCAGAGAGAGGTATCCCCAAGGTCTTGGCAGACGTAGATCCTCGCAATGAACGTAGCATCCGTCTACTCACCAAGAATGGCTTTGTAGAAACTGGTAGGAAGGAGCGCACTATGCAGGTCGGAGACGAGTGGGTGGATAGTGTCTACTTCGAAGCTAATTTGAATACAAAAGAGTAA
- a CDS encoding DUF1428 domain-containing protein, with translation MTKGKYVDGFVLVVPKKNVEAYKKMAKEGARAWMKHGALDYKECMMDDATPPNVSLTFPKMTKAKEDETVFFSYIVFNSRKHRDQVNAKVMKEMETKYDKDFKMPFDMKRMAYGGFTVEVSA, from the coding sequence ATGACCAAAGGAAAATACGTAGACGGATTCGTACTGGTGGTGCCGAAGAAGAACGTGGAGGCCTACAAGAAGATGGCCAAGGAAGGAGCGAGGGCGTGGATGAAGCACGGAGCGCTTGATTATAAAGAGTGCATGATGGACGACGCCACTCCTCCGAATGTCAGCCTCACGTTCCCTAAGATGACCAAGGCAAAAGAAGATGAGACCGTCTTCTTCTCCTATATCGTCTTCAATTCGAGGAAGCATCGCGACCAGGTGAATGCCAAGGTGATGAAGGAAATGGAGACTAAATACGACAAAGACTTCAAGATGCCGTTCGATATGAAGCGTATGGCGTACGGTGGCTTTACGGTGGAAGTGAGCGCTTAG
- a CDS encoding VOC family protein → MSTQKITPHLWFDKEAKEATAFYATLFPDSKVNSVNTITGTPSGDCDIVSFTLAGEDFMAISAGPYFKLNPSISLFVVFDNEADIKATWDKLIEGGKALMAYDTYPWAKKYGWLQDKYGLTWQLSWSENHQLSQKITPLLMFTKEFAGKAEQAIKTYTELFPDSKIEMSVPYAAGEGDKEGYIKHARFTLCGQGFMAMDSSGPHEFVFNEAFSLIVHCDTQEEIDRYWVALSAVPESEQCGWLKDKFGVSWQIVPTVMNEMLASGDTEKVKRVTEAFLKMKKFDIAELERAAKGE, encoded by the coding sequence ATGAGTACTCAAAAAATAACCCCGCATCTCTGGTTCGACAAAGAAGCCAAGGAGGCCACCGCCTTCTACGCTACTCTCTTTCCGGATTCCAAGGTGAATAGCGTGAATACTATTACCGGTACTCCTTCGGGAGACTGTGACATCGTCTCCTTCACGCTCGCGGGAGAGGATTTCATGGCAATCAGTGCGGGTCCCTACTTCAAGCTCAATCCCTCCATCTCGCTCTTTGTCGTCTTCGACAACGAAGCAGATATCAAGGCAACCTGGGACAAACTCATCGAAGGAGGCAAGGCACTCATGGCCTACGACACGTATCCGTGGGCCAAGAAGTACGGCTGGCTGCAGGATAAGTATGGACTCACCTGGCAGCTCTCCTGGAGCGAGAATCACCAGCTCTCCCAGAAGATCACGCCTCTCCTCATGTTCACCAAAGAGTTCGCCGGCAAGGCAGAGCAGGCGATTAAGACCTACACGGAACTCTTCCCGGATTCTAAGATAGAGATGTCTGTGCCCTACGCAGCGGGCGAAGGCGACAAGGAAGGCTACATCAAGCATGCCCGCTTCACGCTCTGTGGGCAGGGCTTCATGGCGATGGACAGCTCAGGTCCTCACGAGTTCGTCTTTAATGAAGCTTTCTCACTCATCGTGCACTGCGATACCCAGGAGGAGATCGATCGCTACTGGGTGGCGCTCTCCGCAGTGCCTGAGTCGGAGCAGTGTGGCTGGCTCAAGGATAAGTTCGGAGTGTCTTGGCAGATCGTCCCCACGGTCATGAACGAGATGCTCGCGAGCGGGGACACAGAGAAGGTGAAGCGGGTTACAGAGGCTTTCCTCAAGATGAAGAAGTTCGACATCGCGGAGCTTGAGCGTGCTGCGAAAGGAGAATAG
- a CDS encoding NAD(P)/FAD-dependent oxidoreductase → MPSVETKYDLIVVGGGASGLMAAGRAAERGLRVLLLEKNRKVGEKLRISGGGRCNITNAELDERVLLKAYGKAEQFLYSLFSQFGVQDTFNFFESRGLPLVVQARKRAFPATEKAEDVVRLLQKYAGDGGVRVMTASPVTQVLGDKKGITGIVCGTNTYQADNYLFSTGSVSHPETGSTGDGLSWLKGLGHTVLQPTPTIVPLAVKEAWSKTLAGVSLSFMKITFFVEGKKAFSETGKILFTHFGLSGPLILNSANKVADLIHDGLVTATIDAYPHTDLGALEKSIISVFDANKNKTFKNIISEFVPKGTAKGILLLLAEHMDITTKVHSVSKEDRKKVVRLLKALPLTIEGLMGFDRAVIADGGVALEEIDMRTMRSKIVPNLFVTGDLLHITRPSGGFSLQLCWSTGYVAGSSVGM, encoded by the coding sequence ATGCCTTCCGTTGAAACCAAATACGACCTGATTGTAGTGGGTGGCGGCGCCTCTGGCCTCATGGCTGCGGGGCGGGCGGCTGAGCGCGGCCTACGTGTTCTTCTGTTGGAGAAGAATCGCAAGGTAGGGGAGAAGCTGCGTATCTCCGGCGGCGGCCGTTGCAATATCACTAACGCGGAGCTTGATGAGCGTGTGCTTCTCAAGGCCTACGGCAAAGCCGAGCAATTTCTCTACTCGCTCTTCTCACAGTTCGGTGTACAGGACACTTTTAATTTCTTCGAGTCCCGCGGGCTTCCGCTCGTAGTACAGGCGCGTAAGCGTGCGTTCCCTGCGACCGAGAAAGCAGAGGATGTGGTGCGACTGCTTCAGAAGTATGCGGGTGATGGGGGAGTCAGGGTTATGACAGCCTCACCTGTTACTCAGGTCTTGGGGGACAAGAAAGGTATCACCGGTATCGTCTGCGGTACGAATACCTATCAGGCGGACAACTATCTCTTCTCCACTGGCAGTGTCTCGCATCCGGAGACTGGCTCAACGGGAGATGGACTCTCCTGGCTCAAGGGACTCGGGCATACCGTGCTTCAACCGACGCCTACCATCGTGCCGCTTGCGGTGAAGGAGGCGTGGAGTAAGACGCTCGCGGGTGTCTCTCTTTCCTTCATGAAGATCACCTTTTTCGTGGAGGGTAAGAAAGCATTTTCTGAGACAGGTAAGATCCTGTTCACTCATTTCGGTCTCTCGGGTCCTTTGATATTGAATAGCGCGAACAAGGTCGCCGATCTGATCCACGATGGACTAGTGACTGCGACCATTGACGCATATCCGCATACCGACCTGGGAGCGCTCGAGAAGAGCATCATTTCGGTCTTTGATGCCAACAAGAACAAGACGTTCAAGAACATCATCTCTGAATTCGTGCCCAAGGGAACAGCAAAGGGGATACTGCTTCTCCTTGCGGAGCATATGGATATCACTACCAAGGTTCACTCGGTGAGCAAGGAGGATCGTAAGAAAGTCGTACGGCTACTCAAAGCTCTCCCGCTCACTATCGAAGGACTCATGGGATTCGATAGGGCGGTGATCGCGGATGGCGGTGTAGCGCTCGAGGAGATAGACATGCGCACTATGCGATCGAAGATTGTACCCAATCTTTTTGTGACCGGTGACCTGCTTCACATCACCCGGCCTTCTGGTGGCTTCTCTCTCCAGCTCTGCTGGTCTACTGGTTATGTGGCAGGAAGTAGTGTCGGAATGTAG